The DNA region AGTTATCGAGAATATGGACCATCTGCGATGCTCGCGGCGGTACAACTTACCGTGTTCGGCTGAATAGCCAGCATGAGAATGATCCAGAACCGTTGTGGTGCCGGCATTCATGGCCTCAAGGCAGCCGGAGAGCTGGCCCCAATACATGTCTTGAGGTGTATATGCATACGACATCATGTTGCCTAATCAGTGAAGAAGCAACGTTAGCAATCGCGGGGGCAGATCAGTCGATAAAGAAGGTATCCTACCCGTGACCATGTATGCGATCAGTCCTTCCTCGGCGTGCCGTCCTTTCAACTGTGTCTGCCAAACATGGTGATGAGTGTCAACGTAGCCTGGGGAAATAATCTTTCCCCGGCAATCGACAACGTTGACATCGCCATCCAGAGTTGATTCGAGGTCTTTGCCAACCGCAGCAATGATGTCACCGCGGATGAGAACGTCGGTCTCATACAAAGGGATAACAtggtcatcgtcgtcgtgtGTCAACACGGTCCCTTGCTGGAGGAGGATTGAGGCAGGCATCATGTGATGAAATGAACTTTTATAGTGTGAACTCGGTCAAGTATGATGGCGAGTTCATGGCGAGCAGACGACAGGCTCATATAGATTTACCGGACGATCCCTAACTCCAGAAAGCACCTTTTCGTAATCCAATGGAAAGGCTAACTTAGGATGCAGGCGGGGAGCGGTGGGGGACGGTGagggggcggcggcggcggcggcagcggaCGGAGCATGCCATCCCTTCAAAATATCCTTGCAGATCGATGGTATCCGAGTCGCCGTGGGGTACGGAATTTCCCCGCACCCCGCAGATTCCTCGTGAAGGGGTCTTaggttgtcaaggatggCGGCTTTTCATCGAATGCCCTGGAAGATCTCCTTGAGTGCGCTAGGGCTTCGTGAGGCCACGATAGGGGTCTGACCGGATGAAAATAGAGCAAATCTTAAGAGGTACTTTAATTCCCGTCTATTTTCTATAGTGTTACAGGTCCCAACAATTCCGTTTGTCCCATATCGCAACATCATATTGCCTGCACCCGTCGTAAGATGCCCGGGTTAACAACAAACCATCAGGTAAAATCGGCTGGCTACTCGCGGTAGTTATTCTCTGCtgtaattatattaatttaattaaattcACCGATTGGCTGCCTAGgaattaaataaaagcttaTGACTATCtttaaaatacttttatATCGTGTTTTACTTATCCATACCTCTCTCGTACCTATGTTATTACTACACTTATACGGGGCCCATGACCTTACAAAGTCTTGATGTACTCAAGGAGATACTTGCGGGGCTTTTCATCTTCTTTAGGCCTATTGGAATTATCGCTTTTCCTTGTCCGTGTTGCTCTAGTGCCATGCAAGCTTTTCCTCAAGTCCCGATGCCAAGGTCATCTTTGTATAACTCACGAGCCCTATGCGACCCAAAATATCGGCCAGAGTAAGCACTGAATGAAAGGAAGACATTCCGTTTTCAATAAAAGGAGTGCATGATGGTGCTCAGTGTTATAACACAACAAAGAGGGTTGTAAATTTATGAGCTTGTTCCTGAGTTTCACATGCTATATGTAGAATATCAAGTCAAAAAAGGCTAAGAAACAGGCACAAAAGGAATCTCAACATGGCTGTCAAACTCCCCACCGAAGTGTACAACCTGCCTGCCTCTGTTGTCTGTATGAAATTGTCCCCGTAGAGGTTCGAACTCGGCCAACCGCATCTCATGTCCTGCAACCTTGACCATCAACTTCTCGCCCGCATCGAACTCAATCGCAGCGACCCAGATAGGGATATCAAGTCTCACAATCTCACCAGGAGGAACTTTGTCTTGCTTTGTGTGATCGTGATGGAGTCGATGAGGCTCTGAAAGGATCGGGTCAATAGCGCGATGACTTGCCCTCAAAACTCCCGCAGGTCCCAGGAACTTGAGCGGATTGATATCCCCAACATCCTTTCCTGACGCAACGCCAAGGTCCTTGATAGGAATGTTAATGTGCGTCAAGATATTTCCGTCCTTATCCGCCTTTCTCAGCTGGACAAAGACGTCAAAATCGTCGTGGTCTGGGCATGACATGTACAGCACAGCCTTGGAAGTTCCTAGAAGTCTCGTTTTCTGCTCGAATGTGTATTCAAACACAACCTCTTCGGGGTCATTGTCCATCTGCATGGCTGGAGCATCACCTAGGAAGGACACGGTAGCCTTGGTCGGTGGTGATCTGGCAGCAAGCTTGGCATTGTCTGAGAAAAAGAACTTCTCATACTTGGCTTCCAGAACTGGCCAGCTAGAGAACGGTAGGTTTTCAATAGGAGGCTTTTTTAATTGTCAGCCCCAATCATGCTGGTACACAAAGACTTAGGGGGGCGGCTTACTTGGTTATATCGTAGAAAGGTCGCTCGTACTCTTGGAGTGCTTTCCCAGTCGTTTTGAATGCCTTTCATATAGAAATCAAGAAACTTCTTGAAATCTGCGACCGAGTCTTTTTGATACAAGTCATGCCATTCCTGTGTTCCGTGCAATCTGAGCCTGGCTGCAAGTAAGTGACAATTCGCAGGACTGGGGGTGAAAGACGTACCATTTCTTATCATGGGGAATCTCTTCATAGCATCGAGTTGATCCTTCGGTATGTAGCAAAGTAGACATACTCGCTAGCACATAGGTTGGGACTTCGATTAGATGAGCTTTGCCACGCTTATCCTCCCAGTACTCATTCATAAGAGGGTACTTCTCGATCATTGAGATGAcgtcctcctgctcctcatcACCTTGGGATCCTGTTAGCGAATTCCAAGCCAGGCATGCTGTTCCCTTTGAACTTACTGAAAAAGGTGGTCATCAGGAAGGCCCAGAAAGGCTTGAATGGGACTCCTCCACGGCACAGAGTTTCCCGATATACATCGCTTAGCCCTTCAAGCGGAAGCATGCATGTCAAATGTGGTGGTCGCTCGGCGGCAATGAACCATTGCGCAGTCGCCAACCACGAATTTCCCATCATGGCAACATTACCATCACACCATTCTCGCGTACCAAGAAATTCGATGGTGTCGTGACCATCCTGACCTTCACCGACTCCGTGCCATCTAAACATAGTTAGCTGTAAAGGCCAGATTCGTAACACCACTATATCGTGTACCTGTGTCTCCCTTCCGACCCAAGAACTCCCCGAGCGTTGACATTTGCAATTGCATAGCCATGAGGAACCCATTCAGCCGGGTCTGGCGCCTCGAAGCTCTGGAATCCTGAGAGTTCGGATTCTGGGACACCTGCATTGCCCTGAACGACAGCCATCGACAAACGTCCTGTGAGTTGATGCGTGGTCAGACATTGCAGCACACTCAGACAACCAGATTCGCGGCACCATACCTTGAGATGACTTGCCATATGGGCTCCAGACGAGAATGCAAGGTACCTTCTCATCAGTGCCTGCAGGGCGAAAGATGTCAGCGCGGAGGATGATACCATCACGCATCGGCACGGCGACATCTCTCTCCCAGATGGTTGGGCCGGAGAACTCTCTGTTCGCTGGGGTCTTCCTGAATCCCTTGGGTAGGACCTGCTTGGAAGGCTTCAATCCATCGAAATTGGCAGCTGGATCCGAAAGAGGGAGAGCTTTCTTGTATAGGACATCAAGTCCACCGATTCTCATGGCCATCTTGTCTATGTTCAAGAAAGTGTATTGTCAGCCTAATCCACATCCAAGATGCATGCGAAGTCGTGATCACCACCCACAGTTGACTTGTTTATCCCAACACTAAGAAACTTGGTGGCGGTAAATGGAAGTGCGGCACACAAACAATAAAGATAAACTGCCTGATTCGGGTCTGCATAGGACTTGTTCTTCAGTATTCATCCCTTATAATGTATCCTCAAGATCAGTGACGCTTTATGTAACTTCGGGTGTATGGCAGGCCTGACTGACGGGGATCATCCACGGACGCCCTCCCACATCCGTACTGTGGCAAAACTAGTTGGATCGGAGCGGCTCCGCCTCATTGTTCTCGGCATTATGTTCGGTCGGCCCCGCCGGGAATTGCGAAAATGGGAGCCTCAGCCAGCAGAGCCGGCACTTGAACGCGTCGTAACCAAGGCGATTGGGTTTTGCGTCGCTGGTGTGCTGGCTGGTTGGTTTCTCTCCCCATGGTCAAAGAAGGTAACGGGCACGTGGCAAAGACTTCGCTGTAAGCCAGTGGAAGAGTCAGAGCGCAGCTTCAGTCTTTGAATCATTCAACGACATGGTAGGATTTTAACAGATAGGTTTTACAACACCGGCACTTATCAAAGGTTGTAGAGCaaccaaagaagaagccttGTCTTTCGGTCGCCTTACATACACTCTTGGGCGCACACTCAAGCTGTTTGCTAAAAGTTGAGCGTCTTTGCTCCTCAATAACTAACTACTACTCCACATAGGGTTGGCCACAAATGGCACAAAAGCTGAAAGACATGTCTGGTTGGCTGGTCGCCCAAGCTTAGCTATCATACTCCGATACTGGGGTTCTCCCATCCGATCAATAAGATATGATTTCATCTCAGAGCTCTTGCTGCTATCCTTGATTGCTCTCTCCCCTCGACCCATTTGCCGCTTCTCACTTCTCACGAGGCCTGACATAAGCGAGAACTCCTGGTTTTCTTACCATTGCAGTAAACCTATCGCACGCATCCGCTGTTGCAGAGCCTGGCGCAAGCTCAAAATCGAAGTTGCGAAATAGATATGCTAGAACAACATGAATTTCTGCAAGAGCGAGAGGCTGGCCGATGCAGCTACGTCGCCCCTTGGAAAAGGAGACCATGTTCTGCTCCATCGCCGCGCCTTCAGCAGTGAGCCAACGGTGAGGATCAAACTCACTGGCGCGGGGACCCCAAAGCTCTTCATTTCTATGCATTGTGTATGCAGACATGCCAACGATGGTTCCTGCGGGCACTCTCTTGCCATCCACGAAAAGTGTGGCATGGTCGGGCACGACGCGAGGTAATCTCCCGGGGACCGGGCTCGCAATTCGCACACATTCCTTGACAGTGGCTGTAAGGATGGGTATTTTCTCAAGAGTCGGAAGGCTGGGGATTGCCTCCGGGTCAGGCATGTTCTCGCGGAGAGCTTCcgcaagctcctccttgatagACTTGCTGTTCATGATATGCCACAGGCCAACCGTTAGGCTGTAGGCCGTTGTATCAGAACCTGCAGCAAGAATATCTGTAGCTTCAGCTACTGCCTCGACCTCGGTACAGCTGTCCAATGCAGAGTAAACCACAGGCCTTTCGACATCTCGCTTGGCCCTGTAGGCCTGCAGCGCTGCAGTGTTTGCCGCCTGCAATCGATTGAATGCTTGTGCCTCCTTGCTCAGCCGCTTTGCGATGAAGGCTGGCGTCCATGCAACAAATGCACGCACGAGTGGCTGATAGCACATGTCCCAAGTGAGATCCGCCATGGCGTCGAATGCCTCCAGATAGCTTCCAAAGAAACTATCATCCGAGGTGCTGACTTGATTCAAGCATTTGCCGGATGCATAGTCTGAGATGATGTCCACAGTAAGGCAGCGAAAGGCATTGTAGAGATTGACTTTAAAGCCAGGCGGCAGCTTTCTCAATCTCGCACTCAGGGTCGTCGCTTTCTCCGAGATCAATCCTTGGACATTAAGCACGCCAGCACGAGAGAAGAAAGGATTGAGGAGCTTCCGCCGCTGTCTGTGAAGACCATGATCGGTCTCAACAAACACGCTGTGAGGAGTGCCAAAAGCGGCATAGAAGTTTCCGTCCTTCGTCCAGGGATCATTTTGGCTGTATATGGTTTTGTACAAAGCTACGTCGGTAATGTGCAGCTCGTTTGGGGCAATTCTAATAGCATGAGAGTCTGTGATTACAGTGAGTAAAGAGTAATTTGCAACCTAAATCGCCCAAGACATACTGTATTGATTGTGAAGCTTTTCGAGTAGCGGTTCAATCCGCCCGTCTAGCGAGCTCTTGTAAATCCAGTTTTGTGACAGAGCTGCCTCCCGAGGGCCAGGAAATTTCGCAAGAGGGTGGAAATATAGATTGTATATAGCATTGCAAATTTTCcatgccaagaagcttgtaGTCccaaagatgatgagtgCAAGGAATGCCGCCCAAGGCTGGAGGGAAGGAGGAAGCAATAGCTCCAACATCCGTGTTACTGACACCCAAGCCTTGCTTTCTGAGACCTCATTCAGAATAGTGTTCATGTTGATGAGATATTGGGAGGTAGCCCAGGTACGTGAATAATAAATGGAGGGCTCGGAGGTTATCATGTCTATTCCTCGACTCGAGGCCCAGCAATTTATAGAGATGAAGGCAAGCTTATGTCGAGGCAAAGGTCCATAGCAGGGCTGGGGCACGGTGGAAAGTGTGTGGCACCCAACACGAGGGCCTCTGACTAATACTTAGTTTACAAGAATCCTGATTTGCTATCCGAGTGTCTCCATCACCGACGGAGGAAAGGGTACGATCGCCCATGACACTTCCTAGTACAGGGGTTTGTAGGTAGAGTTGTAGATAGCTAGCCACTGACCCAGTCCTTCCGGAGGCGGAGCCGCTCCGAAGGTGGCATGGCAGTTGCCGCCTCTCTCGGCCAGCAATGAACCACACACCCCATAGTCTTTGAGAATCACTGTAGGTCTCGGGAGTTGCAATTGTCATGAAGTGGAATTTCTACTCCACGGCCTTGCGTGTTTTTTGCATGATAGGCCAAGATGCTCAATACATGTAAGCTGTGAGTTGTGAAGTTGTTTACAGAGAACTTGGTGATTAGCGACAACGAATAGAGCATACATAGCCTTGCTGCCATATTGCCTCGGATGATAGGAATGGGCACGTACGTCAAGAAGTTGACGTACGAATAAGGCTACCTTAAAAGCTTCCAGTCGTTGAATGGCAAAGCTCGGATAAGCAAAGGTTAAGATGAAATAGATGGATGAAACTAGCTACGATGACGAGCTAGGTGCCTACTTAGATAGAGTTGGAGAAGGGTAAAAACTAGAATAGGTCTCTCAAGTCCAGTCGGTGTAATAAAATACAATCTAACGCTCCCTGTTGCCTCAAAATACTGCTCACAACGTAACTCTAGTCAGACGGTCATTCAGAGCTAGTTCACCATGGCCGTGACACTTTGCTTGCCCAACTAGTCCCGTCTTGGCCACGTTAAAATTGTCAGGAGGCAAGTATCTAAGGATCGAGGTTTAGTCCTTAAACTCCGGCGTGTCGTCAACTGGGGGGTTGTTGCGGACAAATGCAACAAACTTGGATACCCAGTATGAGACGATCATTAATGGAGCCACGACCAGACAACACCCAAGCCTTACGTAAAACCTGTTCGTGTCGAAGGGCTTTGGAAGGTAGTTAGCTAGCATTACGGGGTGTACTCTCTCGCCGGCAACCACTTACCACGACAGATGTGCCACCACTCTTCTTTACCCACCCGAATGCTCTGGGGATCATCTCTGTCTCATACAACCGGAGCTGTCTTGTCACTTTCTCCGTGGTAGGTGCATTGCCGGATTCCGAATCCCGCGAAAGCCCGACCAGGAGTGGAAGGATTGTCGCTGTATCTCTTAACGCTTGGTTGCCGCCCATGCCTCTGTTCCTTCGTCAGAATGGTTCTATCATGTAGACAAGATTCTTACCGTGAAGGAAGCATTGGATGGATAGCGTCACCCATTAGCCAGACACGTGGATGGCCCAGAGTTTCGTCTTGTGAGCCGTGGAGCTTGGCTCTCCAATCGACTGATGGCTCTGTCCCTACCCTAGGCGTGTATGCGTAGAAGCTTGTCCCCTTGATGAGGTCTAGGATCTCATGACTAGGTGCATCATCAGAACATGGGCGCAGTTCGTAGGTGGGTAAGAGAGGATTACTTACAATTGCGGTGCCCAATCCTTCACGCTACTTCGGCAGAATTCCCACTGCTGTTCAGCAGGCATGGTAGCCAGGCCTTCGGGAACAGTACTGGTAGGCACGAAGAGCCCAAACATACAGGACGAAAGAGTGTCATCGAAGTCGACTGCCGGCTTAGATTGTTCTCCCTTGTCTGGTCTACGCTCTGGGAGATATGCTACCAACTCTCAGCCTCATCTTTCTTTCCCCTGTTCCTTGCCACTTACCGCAAAAGTACATGGACTTGTTGTCCGCAAATGTTAGAACGGGCGTCTGATGCAGCTCGGGCGTCATTTTCAGATATCTTGATGTCGGCAGATCAGTTTTCAGCACAAGGTTGGTGTGTGTTTTGAGTGGTCGAATGTTATCTAGGCCGAGTTGTTTGTTGATCTGCTATGATGTGAGTAATTGTTCTGAGCAAAACGGTTGGTTATGGTGGGTTATCAGCATACTCTGGAATGACTTCCATCAGCTCCAATCAGTATGTCACCCGTGTCTGAGGAACCATCCTTGAACCAAACTCGGACCAACTCCCTCCCCTTCTCTTGAATGATTTCGTATCTTTCGAATTCCTTGTTGTACTGAAGCTTGCCTGCAGCATAGACGGGGTCGGCGAGTGCATCCCGGAGAATGACACGGTTAATCGGAGCTGATTTGCTGTAGACTGGAAACTTGGTGAAGTCCAAAACCGGCTTGAAGTTGCTGCCATAGATGACGGGAGCAGAAG from Fusarium keratoplasticum isolate Fu6.1 chromosome 12, whole genome shotgun sequence includes:
- a CDS encoding PepX-C domain-containing protein, translated to MAMRIGGLDVLYKKALPLSDPAANFDGLKPSKQVLPKGFRKTPANREFSGPTIWERDVAVPMRDGIILRADIFRPAGTDEKVPCILVWSPYGKSSQGRLSMAVVQGNAGVPESELSGFQSFEAPDPAEWVPHGYAIANVNARGVLGSEGRHRWHGVGEGQDGHDTIEFLGTREWCDGNVAMMGNSWLATAQWFIAAERPPHLTCMLPLEGLSDVYRETLCRGGVPFKPFWAFLMTTFFRSQGDEEQEDVISMIEKYPLMNEYWEDKRGKAHLIEVPTYVLASMSTLLHTEGSTRCYEEIPHDKKWLRLHGTQEWHDLYQKDSVADFKKFLDFYMKGIQNDWESTPRVRATFLRYNQPPIENLPFSSWPVLEAKYEKFFFSDNAKLAARSPPTKATVSFLGDAPAMQMDNDPEEVVFEYTFEQKTRLLGTSKAVLYMSCPDHDDFDVFVQLRKADKDGNILTHINIPIKDLGVASGKDVGDINPLKFLGPAGVLRASHRAIDPILSEPHRLHHDHTKQDKVPPGEIVRLDIPIWVAAIEFDAGEKLMVKVAGHEMRLAEFEPLRGQFHTDNRGRQVVHFGGEFDSHVEIPFVPVS
- a CDS encoding FAD-binding-3 domain-containing protein — encoded protein: MAPFKVIIIGAGLSGSLLANGLIRHDIDVAVYERLDRHIKREGYQIRMGGNALAGFRECLDKDQIHSIVSKFGKSGGRISSAPVIYGSNFKPVLDFTKFPVYSKSAPINRVILRDALADPVYAAGKLQYNKEFERYEIIQEKGRELVRVWFKDGSSDTGDILIGADGSHSRINKQLGLDNIRPLKTHTNLVLKTDLPTSRYLKMTPELHQTPVLTFADNKSMYFCAYLPERRPDKGEQSKPAVDFDDTLSSCMFGLFVPTSTVPEGLATMPAEQQWEFCRSSVKDWAPQFHEILDLIKGTSFYAYTPRVGTEPSVDWRAKLHGSQDETLGHPRVWLMGDAIHPMLPSRGMGGNQALRDTATILPLLVGLSRDSESGNAPTTEKVTRQLRLYETEMIPRAFGWVKKSGGTSVVPFDTNRFYFVAFVRNNPPVDDTPEFKD